The genomic segment CCCATCGAGGCCGTATTGACGATGTGCCCCTCCCCTTGTTCTAGCATTAACGGAAGAAATGCTTTCACACCATGAATAACGCCATAGAGATTAACATCGATCAGGTATTGCCAATCCTTTATATCAGCGTCCGCCATTAACGCACCAATCCAGACTCCCGCGTTGTTGCACAGCAGGTGAACGCCGCCGAAATGTTGCAGGGCGCGATCGCGCAGCGCTTCCACAGACGCGAGACGAGATACATCCACTCCGCAGGCCAGTGCGTCGCCACCCAAATCTGCAGCCACCGTGTTTGCCTTACTTTCATCGATGTCTGCCACAACAACCTTCATACCGGCAGCGGCGACCGCTCTCGCGATACCCTCACCAATCCCCGACCCTGCGCCCGTCACTACGGCGACCTTGCCCTCTAAATCCTGCATAATTTTATCTCCAAAATTGATCCTGCCCCGGTAAGTTACTCAGGCCTGACAATCAATCATAACCTTGATTGCCTGCTCGGAATCGCGAGCCATCTCGAAGGCCTGCGTCACCTGTGACAAGGGGAAATGGTGGGTTACCAATACTGTGGGATCAAAACGACCGGACTGCAACATCTCGATTACTTGTGGGAATTCCACGTCATACCCCATGGCCGAGATAATAGAAATTTCTTTCGCCAACAGCATGATGAGATCCAGCGTCGCCTTTTCCTTGTGCACACCAGTGAGGCAGACACGGCTGCCGGGGCCACTTATATCCACAATGCGTTCAAACACACTGCGCGCGCCCGTTGCCTCGAAATACACGCTGCTGGCGGGCATGGGCATACCGAAAAAACTGGAACTACCGTGACATTCAATCAACTTCGGTAACAGATCGGGATCGTTGGCCGAAAGCGCCACCGCACCGAGCGAGCGCGCCGCCGTCAGGCGCGCCTCTGACAGGTCGACAACAATAATATTTTCCAGACCACGGTACTGCAGCACCAATAGTATAGAGAGGCCAATGGGGCCGGCACCAAAGATCACGGCCTTGTCCTGCGCCTGCGCAGTCACCCTGTTGGCCCCGTGCTGGGCCACTGAGAGAGGCTCCACGAGGGCGCCGTAAGCATCCGGCAAGGTATCGGGCAGGGGCAGCAGACTGTCCGGAGATTGTGCTACGCCACGCACCAGGAGATAGGGTGAGAATCCACCCTCACTGCCACCGTTGCCGATATTGTTGTCGTGAATAAGAGGCTGCACAACCACCCTTTGGCCCGGAATAACGCTGGAAACATTCGCCCCTGCTTCACTGACAAGACCCCACAGTTCGTGACCAATCGGAGTAGGTTCATCGCCACGCAATCCCCCCATGGACAGGAAACCGAGGTCAGAGCCACATATACCGCACTGCCTCACCTGGACCACCACGTCATCATCACCACAGACCGGGGCTGGCAGCGTGTCCAATCGCAAGTCATTCACCCCGTGAATTTGCAGTTGGGGGATAGTTGATGTCATCGGTTCTCACTCCGTAAGCGCTCAATCACGACCATAGGACCGCCCTCGGCCTGGGTCAACCGTGATGGCCGGTATATTGAACCGCTGGAAATCAATTCGTTGCGAGACTGGTTGAGTGTCATGAGCTTTGCGACACTGAGGCACCAATGAGGAGTGCACAGGGCATGACCAAAAAGAATCCGGATAAGGTTGTAGACTGGCTGGTAGCCGGCGCCGGAGCCGCGGGTATGACCGGTGCGATTGCTGCTCATCAACTGGGCGGCTCTGTTCTGGTCGTGGAGAAAGAATCCCTCTACGGCGGAACCACTGCCAAGTCGGGTGGCGTCGCCTGG from the Candidatus Marimicrobium litorale genome contains:
- a CDS encoding SDR family NAD(P)-dependent oxidoreductase codes for the protein MQDLEGKVAVVTGAGSGIGEGIARAVAAAGMKVVVADIDESKANTVAADLGGDALACGVDVSRLASVEALRDRALQHFGGVHLLCNNAGVWIGALMADADIKDWQYLIDVNLYGVIHGVKAFLPLMLEQGEGHIVNTASMGGLISGPPEGLYTTTKFAIVGLSEALLMETADKGVGVSVLCPGLVNTNLITQSFAVRPDAYDPGIDHQQPAPDVASGISPRVVGEQVVDAVREGGFYVITHDDYRDIIAMRHDNIVASIDEHAKRYGSTSGREV
- a CDS encoding zinc-dependent alcohol dehydrogenase, coding for MTSTIPQLQIHGVNDLRLDTLPAPVCGDDDVVVQVRQCGICGSDLGFLSMGGLRGDEPTPIGHELWGLVSEAGANVSSVIPGQRVVVQPLIHDNNIGNGGSEGGFSPYLLVRGVAQSPDSLLPLPDTLPDAYGALVEPLSVAQHGANRVTAQAQDKAVIFGAGPIGLSILLVLQYRGLENIIVVDLSEARLTAARSLGAVALSANDPDLLPKLIECHGSSSFFGMPMPASSVYFEATGARSVFERIVDISGPGSRVCLTGVHKEKATLDLIMLLAKEISIISAMGYDVEFPQVIEMLQSGRFDPTVLVTHHFPLSQVTQAFEMARDSEQAIKVMIDCQA